One genomic segment of Pristiophorus japonicus isolate sPriJap1 chromosome 8, sPriJap1.hap1, whole genome shotgun sequence includes these proteins:
- the gtf2b gene encoding transcription initiation factor IIB isoform X1, with product MASSSRGDPLPRVQCPNHPDAILVEDYRAGDMICPECGLVVGDRVIDVGSEWRTFSNDKATKDPSRVGDAQNPLLNGGDLSTMIGKGTGSASFDEFGNAKYQNRRTMSSSDRAMMNAFKEISNMSDRINLPRNIVDRTNNLFKQVYEQKSLKGRSNDAIASACLYIACRQEGVPRTFKEICAVSRISKKEIGRCFKLILKALETSVDLITTGDFMSRFCSNLGLPKQVQMAATHIARKAVELDLVPGRSPISVAAAAIYMASQASADKRTQKEIGDIAGVADVTIRQSYRLIYPRAADLFPAEFKFDTPVDKLPQL from the exons TGGGGATCCATTACCCAGGGTGCAATGCCCAAACCATCCAGATGCCATACTGGTAGAAGATTACCGTGCTGGTGACATGATCTGCCCTGAATGCGGGCTGGTAGTAG GTGATCGAGTTATAGATGTTGGCTCAGAGTGGCGAACATTTAGCAATGACAAAGCAACAAAAGACCCATCTCGAGTTGGTGATGCCCAGAATCCACTGCTAAATGGCGGTGATTTGTCAACTATGATTGGAAAG GGTACTGGATCAGCAAGTTTTGATGAGTTTGGGAATGCAAAATACCAAAATCGTCGGACTATGAGTAGCTCTGACCGAGCAATGATGAATGCATTTAAGGAAATCAGCAATATGTCTGACAGAATAAATCTGCCCAGAAATATAGTT GATCGAACAAATAACTTATTTAAGCAAGTGTATGAACAGAAAAGCCTAAAGGGAAGGAGTAATGATGCCATTGCTTCTGCCTGTTTGTACATTGCCTGTAGACAAGAAGGTGTACCACGAACATTCAAAG AAATTTGTGCAGTGTCCAGAATTTCGAAGAAGGAAATAGGCCGATGCTTCAAGTTAATTCTGAAGGCTCTGGAAACCAGCGTGGATCTAATTACTACAGGAGATTTTATGTCCAGGTTCTGTTCAAACTTGGGATTGCCTAAACAAGTACAAATGGCTGCAACGCACATTGCAAGGAAAGCTGTGgaactggatttggtgcctggcaGGAGCCCAATTTCTGTGGCTGCAGCAGCTATTTATATGGCATCGCAAGCTTCGGCAGACAAAAGGACACAGAAAG AGATTGGAGACATTGCTGGTGTAGCGGACGTCACAATCAGGCAGTCCTACAGACTCATCTATCCACGAGCTGCTGATCTCTTTCCTGCTGAATTTAAATTTGATACTCCAGTTGACAAACTGCCCCAGTTGTAA
- the gtf2b gene encoding transcription initiation factor IIB isoform X2 codes for MSGDPLPRVQCPNHPDAILVEDYRAGDMICPECGLVVGDRVIDVGSEWRTFSNDKATKDPSRVGDAQNPLLNGGDLSTMIGKGTGSASFDEFGNAKYQNRRTMSSSDRAMMNAFKEISNMSDRINLPRNIVDRTNNLFKQVYEQKSLKGRSNDAIASACLYIACRQEGVPRTFKEICAVSRISKKEIGRCFKLILKALETSVDLITTGDFMSRFCSNLGLPKQVQMAATHIARKAVELDLVPGRSPISVAAAAIYMASQASADKRTQKEIGDIAGVADVTIRQSYRLIYPRAADLFPAEFKFDTPVDKLPQL; via the exons TGGGGATCCATTACCCAGGGTGCAATGCCCAAACCATCCAGATGCCATACTGGTAGAAGATTACCGTGCTGGTGACATGATCTGCCCTGAATGCGGGCTGGTAGTAG GTGATCGAGTTATAGATGTTGGCTCAGAGTGGCGAACATTTAGCAATGACAAAGCAACAAAAGACCCATCTCGAGTTGGTGATGCCCAGAATCCACTGCTAAATGGCGGTGATTTGTCAACTATGATTGGAAAG GGTACTGGATCAGCAAGTTTTGATGAGTTTGGGAATGCAAAATACCAAAATCGTCGGACTATGAGTAGCTCTGACCGAGCAATGATGAATGCATTTAAGGAAATCAGCAATATGTCTGACAGAATAAATCTGCCCAGAAATATAGTT GATCGAACAAATAACTTATTTAAGCAAGTGTATGAACAGAAAAGCCTAAAGGGAAGGAGTAATGATGCCATTGCTTCTGCCTGTTTGTACATTGCCTGTAGACAAGAAGGTGTACCACGAACATTCAAAG AAATTTGTGCAGTGTCCAGAATTTCGAAGAAGGAAATAGGCCGATGCTTCAAGTTAATTCTGAAGGCTCTGGAAACCAGCGTGGATCTAATTACTACAGGAGATTTTATGTCCAGGTTCTGTTCAAACTTGGGATTGCCTAAACAAGTACAAATGGCTGCAACGCACATTGCAAGGAAAGCTGTGgaactggatttggtgcctggcaGGAGCCCAATTTCTGTGGCTGCAGCAGCTATTTATATGGCATCGCAAGCTTCGGCAGACAAAAGGACACAGAAAG AGATTGGAGACATTGCTGGTGTAGCGGACGTCACAATCAGGCAGTCCTACAGACTCATCTATCCACGAGCTGCTGATCTCTTTCCTGCTGAATTTAAATTTGATACTCCAGTTGACAAACTGCCCCAGTTGTAA